From Streptomyces sp. HUAS MG91, the proteins below share one genomic window:
- a CDS encoding extracellular solute-binding protein has translation MRPTAPLLTATVLLLAAGTLTACGGGSGGDANTVKVSYKQSTDNMSKVPDTYLTAMKKQFEKANPGKKVELVPIKAPDAEYYTKLQQMLRSPRTAPDLVYEDTFLVNSDITSGYLRPLDPYLDKWADWDQFIDTAKTAAKGQDGKTYGVPDGTDTRGLWYDKAVLKKAGIATPWQPKNWNELLDAARTIKKKVPGVIPLNLYTGKAGGEQSTMQGFEMLLYGTGDGTADPLYDTSSRKWIAGSKAFRDSLSFVETVYKEKLGPDVSDALDPNIGTTVRGELLPKGKVGIDLDGSWLPQDWIKGAGHEWPEWSRKLGLAHMPTQNGQAPGKVSMSGGWTWAVPAKAANPDLAFDFIRTMQTKENSRRWYIANSGIAVRKDVAADPAYVKAQPGIKFFTDLVSSTHYRPAYPAYPKVSTAIQEAMESVTTGDASVDKAASTYDDQLKTAADGKVVTRP, from the coding sequence GTGCGCCCCACCGCCCCGCTCCTCACCGCCACCGTCCTGCTCCTGGCCGCCGGAACCCTCACCGCGTGCGGGGGTGGGTCCGGCGGCGACGCGAACACCGTGAAGGTCTCGTACAAGCAGTCCACGGACAACATGAGCAAGGTCCCGGACACCTACCTGACCGCGATGAAGAAGCAGTTCGAGAAGGCCAACCCGGGCAAGAAGGTCGAGCTCGTCCCGATCAAGGCACCGGACGCCGAGTACTACACGAAGCTCCAGCAGATGCTCCGCTCCCCCAGAACGGCACCCGACCTCGTCTACGAGGACACGTTCCTGGTCAACTCCGACATCACCAGCGGGTACCTGCGGCCCCTGGATCCGTACCTCGACAAGTGGGCGGACTGGGACCAGTTCATCGACACGGCCAAGACCGCGGCGAAGGGGCAGGACGGGAAGACGTACGGCGTTCCCGACGGCACCGACACCCGCGGCCTCTGGTACGACAAGGCTGTCCTGAAGAAGGCGGGCATCGCGACGCCCTGGCAGCCGAAGAACTGGAACGAGCTCCTCGACGCCGCCCGCACCATCAAGAAGAAGGTCCCCGGCGTCATCCCGCTGAACCTCTACACCGGCAAGGCGGGCGGCGAGCAGTCCACGATGCAGGGCTTCGAGATGCTGCTGTACGGCACCGGCGACGGGACCGCCGACCCGCTCTACGACACGTCCTCGCGGAAGTGGATCGCCGGGTCGAAGGCGTTCCGGGACAGCCTGTCGTTCGTCGAGACGGTCTACAAGGAGAAGCTCGGCCCCGACGTCTCCGACGCGCTCGACCCGAACATCGGCACGACCGTCCGCGGTGAACTCCTGCCCAAGGGCAAGGTCGGCATCGACCTCGACGGCTCCTGGCTCCCACAGGACTGGATCAAGGGCGCCGGCCACGAATGGCCGGAGTGGTCGCGGAAACTGGGTCTCGCCCACATGCCGACCCAGAACGGGCAGGCGCCCGGCAAGGTCTCCATGTCCGGCGGCTGGACCTGGGCCGTCCCCGCCAAGGCGGCCAACCCCGACCTCGCCTTCGACTTCATCAGGACGATGCAGACGAAGGAGAACTCCCGGCGCTGGTACATCGCCAACTCCGGCATCGCGGTCCGCAAGGACGTGGCCGCCGACCCGGCGTACGTCAAGGCGCAGCCCGGCATCAAGTTCTTCACCGATCTGGTGAGTTCGACCCACTACCGGCCCGCCTACCCCGCGTACCCGAAGGTGTCGACGGCGATCCAGGAGGCCATGGAGTCGGTGACGACCGGCGAC
- a CDS encoding DeoR/GlpR family DNA-binding transcription regulator, with the protein MLAAERREHLLGLLTREGKIVAKDVAADLGISEDSVRRDLRDLAAEGLCQRVYGGALPASPAVADYATRTTVAPDGKQRVAVAAAALVRPDSALILDGGTTALAVARRLPPDLPCTVITHSPTIAAALLDHPRAELFLLGGRVFKHSAVACGAAAVEAAQNVSADLCLIGVTGVHPEAGLTTGDAEEAAMKRALAARAADTYVLASSEKIGTASRYRVLPWADVTALITDAAPDHPVVGQLTARGVEILTA; encoded by the coding sequence ATGCTGGCTGCCGAACGGCGCGAACACCTGCTGGGCCTGCTCACCCGCGAGGGCAAGATCGTCGCGAAGGATGTCGCCGCCGACCTGGGCATTTCCGAGGACAGCGTGCGCCGTGACCTCCGCGACCTCGCCGCCGAGGGACTGTGCCAGCGGGTCTACGGCGGTGCGCTCCCCGCCTCCCCCGCGGTCGCCGACTACGCGACGCGGACGACGGTCGCGCCCGACGGCAAGCAGCGGGTCGCCGTGGCGGCCGCCGCGCTGGTGCGGCCCGACAGCGCCCTAATCCTGGACGGCGGCACGACGGCGCTCGCGGTCGCCCGCCGGCTCCCGCCGGACCTGCCGTGCACGGTGATCACGCACAGCCCGACGATCGCGGCGGCCCTGCTCGACCACCCCCGGGCGGAGCTGTTCCTCCTGGGCGGCCGCGTCTTCAAGCACTCGGCGGTGGCCTGCGGCGCGGCCGCGGTGGAGGCGGCGCAGAACGTGTCGGCGGACCTGTGCCTGATCGGTGTCACCGGCGTCCATCCGGAGGCGGGCCTGACCACGGGCGACGCCGAGGAGGCCGCGATGAAGCGGGCCCTGGCGGCCCGGGCGGCGGACACGTACGTCCTCGCCTCGTCGGAGAAGATCGGCACGGCGTCGCGGTACCGGGTGCTGCCCTGGGCGGACGTCACCGCCCTCATCACGGACGCCGCCCCCGACCACCCGGTGGTCGGGCAGCTGACGGCGCGCGGGGTGGAGATCCTGACGGCCTGA
- a CDS encoding TetR/AcrR family transcriptional regulator, with protein MTPASASVRADANRRRILDDALVELLRDPDASMDQIARAAGVVRRTVYGHFPSRDALIEALVDDAAQAVAEAHRAGREGVADPAEAVARSILAIWPIADRYRLLVHLAQRSVTMEGIRARLTPVREACAELLQQALENGEFDSPLPAEALAHVHEQVLFGLMEAVNEGVLPAEDAGRAAVVAVLSSAGYPTKDAKRLAATA; from the coding sequence GTGACTCCCGCCTCCGCCTCCGTACGAGCCGACGCCAACCGCCGCCGCATCCTGGACGACGCCCTGGTGGAGCTGTTGCGCGACCCCGACGCGTCGATGGATCAGATCGCCCGCGCCGCGGGGGTCGTGCGCCGCACGGTCTACGGTCATTTCCCGAGCCGGGACGCGCTCATCGAGGCCTTGGTGGACGACGCTGCCCAGGCGGTGGCCGAGGCACATCGCGCCGGCCGCGAGGGGGTCGCCGACCCGGCGGAGGCGGTGGCCCGTTCGATCCTGGCCATCTGGCCGATCGCGGACCGCTACCGCCTCCTGGTGCATCTCGCTCAGCGCAGCGTGACGATGGAGGGCATCAGGGCACGCCTGACCCCGGTCCGCGAGGCGTGCGCGGAACTCCTTCAACAGGCTCTGGAGAACGGCGAGTTCGATTCACCGCTGCCGGCCGAGGCCCTGGCCCATGTCCACGAGCAGGTGCTGTTCGGTCTGATGGAGGCGGTCAACGAGGGTGTGCTCCCGGCGGAGGACGCGGGCCGCGCGGCGGTCGTCGCCGTGCTGTCGTCGGCCGGCTACCCGACGAAGGACGCGAAGCGCCTGGCGGCAACCGCCTGA
- a CDS encoding MFS transporter, translating into MRLVMNEPVDTMDRPYARRWWALLVLCLSLLIIVMANTALTVAAPDMTQDLGLSSADLQWVIDGYTVPYAALMLLLGAIGDKYSRRGALLLGLVVFGGGAVAGSLVGSSTGVIAARAVMGVGAAMIMPATLSLLAATFPRAERAKAIVLWTATAGLAIAAGPLVAGALLRDHGWASTFLINVPVAAVAIVGALVLVPPSKAERHGRIDYVGGVLSVVWVGALVYMIIEGPHFGWGVKAVTAAVVAGAALVAFVLWELRHPRPVLDVRRFANRRFAGSNLAVALFFLAVFGAFYYLTQDLQFVLGYNAWETGVRMLPLAGAVFVGSALTGYLTPRIGMRVTVTAGMVGGTAALALLTRIDAGSTYGDFVLPLVILGLAIGLALSPCTDAIMGAFPESELGVGGAVNDTSLELGGSLGIAILGSVLAGSYSSHLATAAGGTKLPGDALSTAQDSVGAGYAVAQRIGEQAQRLAERAQGASDPQQAAQWKAQAGQLADGARQMADAVGASFSDAVAHTSVVGAVVLGVGTVVVAVLLPGRRGSGVAGSSGSAGLESSGDRAPAGAGAGGGKG; encoded by the coding sequence ATGCGTCTCGTCATGAACGAGCCGGTCGACACCATGGACCGGCCGTACGCCCGCCGCTGGTGGGCGCTGCTCGTGCTCTGTCTGAGCCTGCTGATCATCGTGATGGCCAATACGGCGCTCACGGTCGCGGCGCCCGACATGACCCAGGACCTGGGTCTGAGCAGCGCCGATCTGCAATGGGTCATCGACGGCTACACCGTCCCGTACGCGGCGCTGATGCTGCTGCTCGGCGCGATCGGTGACAAGTACAGCCGGCGCGGTGCGCTGTTGCTGGGGCTTGTCGTGTTCGGGGGCGGGGCCGTCGCCGGGTCGCTCGTCGGCAGCTCCACCGGGGTCATCGCCGCGCGGGCCGTGATGGGCGTCGGCGCCGCGATGATCATGCCGGCGACGCTGTCGCTGCTGGCCGCCACGTTTCCGCGGGCCGAGCGGGCCAAGGCGATCGTGCTGTGGACCGCGACGGCCGGACTCGCCATCGCCGCCGGGCCGTTGGTCGCCGGCGCGCTGCTGCGGGACCACGGTTGGGCGTCCACGTTCCTGATCAACGTGCCGGTCGCCGCCGTCGCGATCGTCGGTGCGCTCGTGCTCGTACCCCCGTCCAAGGCCGAGCGGCACGGGCGGATCGACTACGTCGGCGGTGTGCTGTCCGTGGTGTGGGTCGGCGCGCTCGTCTACATGATCATCGAGGGGCCGCACTTCGGCTGGGGCGTCAAGGCCGTGACCGCCGCGGTGGTGGCCGGTGCGGCGCTGGTGGCGTTCGTGCTGTGGGAGCTGCGGCATCCGCGGCCGGTGCTTGATGTGCGGCGGTTCGCGAACCGGCGGTTCGCCGGGTCGAACCTCGCCGTCGCGCTGTTCTTCCTCGCCGTCTTCGGCGCCTTCTACTACCTCACCCAGGACCTGCAGTTCGTGCTCGGGTACAACGCGTGGGAGACCGGCGTGCGGATGCTGCCGCTGGCCGGTGCCGTGTTCGTCGGGTCGGCGCTGACCGGATACCTCACGCCGCGCATCGGGATGCGGGTCACCGTCACGGCCGGGATGGTCGGCGGGACGGCGGCGCTCGCGCTGCTGACCCGCATCGACGCCGGGTCCACGTACGGGGACTTCGTGCTGCCGCTCGTCATTCTCGGGCTCGCCATCGGGCTGGCGCTGTCGCCCTGCACCGACGCGATCATGGGGGCGTTTCCGGAGAGCGAGCTGGGGGTGGGCGGCGCCGTGAACGACACCTCGCTGGAGCTGGGCGGGTCGCTCGGGATCGCCATTCTCGGGTCGGTGCTCGCCGGGTCGTACTCCTCGCACCTCGCCACTGCCGCCGGGGGGACCAAGCTTCCGGGCGATGCGCTGTCCACGGCGCAGGACTCCGTCGGTGCCGGGTACGCGGTCGCGCAGCGGATCGGGGAGCAGGCGCAGCGGCTTGCCGAGCGGGCGCAGGGGGCGAGTGATCCGCAGCAGGCGGCGCAATGGAAGGCGCAGGCCGGGCAGTTGGCTGATGGGGCGCGGCAGATGGCTGATGCCGTGGGGGCGTCGTTCTCGGATGCCGTGGCGCATACGAGTGTGGTCGGGGCCGTGGTTCTGGGGGTCGGGACTGTGGTGGTGGCTGTGTTGTTGCCGGGGCGACGGGGGAGTGGGGTGGCGGGGTCTTCGGGTTCGGCCGGGCTTGAGTCTTCGGGTGACAGGGCCCCTGCCGGGGCCGGTGCCGGGGGCGGTAAGGGCTGA
- a CDS encoding cation:dicarboxylase symporter family transporter, with amino-acid sequence MAENGTATTDQAPQPAKPAAKRDRTHYLYIAVIVAVLLGVAVGFIWPDFAKELKPVGTGFVNLIKMMISPIIFCTIVLGVGSVRKAAKIGKVGGLALGYFIVMSMVALAIGLIVGNILDPGSGMHLTDATKDVGQAAAKDASEGPVDFVLGIIPTTLVSAFTEGEVLQTLLVALLVGFALQAMGRAGEPVLRGIEHIQKLVFRVLGMIMWAAPIGAFGAMAAVIGETGVDALKALATIMIGFYVTCALFVGIVLAAILRMATGFNIFALLKYLGREFLLILSTSSSESALPRLIAKMEHLGVSRPVVGITVPTGYSFNLDGTMIYLTMASLFIADAMDQPMSIGQQIGLLLFMMIASKGAAGVSGSGIAVLASGLQSHKPGLVDGVGLIIGIDRFMSEARALTNFAGNAVATLLIGCWTGEVDRDRVKRVLAGDLPFDERTLLDSGADDTSRTDVPEPREGGAKEPVGA; translated from the coding sequence GTGGCCGAGAACGGGACCGCGACCACCGACCAAGCCCCGCAGCCCGCGAAGCCCGCCGCGAAGCGGGACCGCACGCACTACCTGTACATCGCCGTCATCGTGGCGGTCCTCCTCGGCGTCGCCGTCGGCTTCATCTGGCCCGACTTCGCCAAGGAGCTCAAGCCCGTCGGCACGGGCTTCGTGAACCTGATCAAGATGATGATCTCGCCCATCATCTTCTGCACGATCGTGCTGGGCGTCGGCTCGGTCCGCAAGGCCGCCAAGATCGGCAAGGTGGGCGGCCTCGCCCTCGGCTACTTCATCGTGATGTCGATGGTCGCCCTCGCCATCGGCCTGATCGTCGGCAACATCCTCGACCCCGGCAGCGGCATGCACCTCACCGACGCCACGAAGGACGTCGGCCAGGCGGCGGCCAAGGACGCGAGCGAGGGCCCGGTCGACTTCGTCCTGGGCATCATCCCGACGACCCTGGTCTCCGCCTTCACGGAGGGCGAGGTCCTCCAGACCCTCCTGGTCGCCCTCCTCGTCGGCTTCGCCCTCCAGGCCATGGGCCGGGCCGGCGAACCGGTGCTGCGCGGCATCGAGCACATCCAGAAGCTCGTCTTCCGCGTCCTCGGCATGATCATGTGGGCCGCCCCGATCGGCGCGTTCGGCGCCATGGCCGCCGTCATCGGCGAAACGGGCGTCGACGCCCTCAAGGCCCTGGCCACCATCATGATCGGCTTCTACGTCACCTGCGCGCTGTTCGTCGGCATCGTGCTCGCCGCGATCCTGCGCATGGCGACCGGCTTCAACATCTTCGCCCTGCTGAAGTACCTGGGCCGGGAGTTCCTGCTCATCCTCTCGACCTCCTCCTCGGAGTCGGCACTGCCGCGCCTGATCGCGAAGATGGAGCACCTCGGCGTCTCCCGCCCGGTCGTCGGCATCACCGTCCCGACCGGCTACTCCTTCAACCTCGACGGCACCATGATCTACCTGACCATGGCATCCCTCTTCATCGCCGACGCCATGGACCAGCCGATGAGCATCGGCCAGCAGATCGGTCTGCTCCTCTTCATGATGATCGCGTCGAAGGGCGCGGCCGGCGTCTCCGGCTCCGGCATCGCGGTCCTCGCCTCCGGCCTCCAGTCGCACAAGCCGGGCCTGGTCGACGGGGTCGGCCTCATCATCGGCATCGACCGCTTCATGAGCGAGGCCCGCGCCCTGACGAACTTCGCGGGCAATGCGGTGGCTACGTTGCTGATCGGCTGCTGGACCGGAGAGGTGGACCGCGACCGGGTCAAGCGGGTCCTCGCCGGCGACCTCCCCTTCGACGAACGCACACTCCTCGACTCCGGCGCGGACGACACCTCCCGTACGGACGTCCCCGAGCCGCGCGAGGGCGGGGCGAAGGAACCCGTCGGAGCCTGA
- a CDS encoding AraC family transcriptional regulator, with protein sequence MLDRLNQAMDRIEERLDQDLDVAELARIAATSEYHLRRMFSALAGIPLSEYVRRRRLTVAGAEVLADREPLLTIAVRYGYGSGEAFARAFRALHGIGPGEARRTGAALVSQPRLTFRLTVEGSSSMRYRVVDRPEFTVVGPRARVPLVYSGPNAAIEEFVRGIDRGVLEELERLSDRTGGEPRGVLAVCDDLDPGRAEGSELDYYQAVAVPAGTPAPETLPTLEVPAGTWAVFTTSGPAPEAIQRLWADVYTEWFPSNPYRTRPGPELLRTRVSASPDGPTAEAELWLPVEREQLGG encoded by the coding sequence GTGCTGGACCGCCTCAATCAGGCCATGGACCGGATCGAGGAGCGGCTCGATCAGGACCTCGACGTGGCGGAGCTGGCACGGATCGCGGCCACGTCGGAGTACCACCTGCGGCGGATGTTCTCGGCGCTCGCCGGCATACCGCTGTCGGAGTACGTGCGCCGGCGGCGGCTGACCGTCGCGGGCGCCGAGGTGCTCGCGGACCGGGAGCCGCTGCTGACGATCGCCGTGCGGTACGGGTACGGGTCGGGCGAGGCGTTCGCCCGGGCGTTCCGCGCGCTGCACGGCATCGGCCCCGGCGAGGCCCGCAGGACGGGCGCCGCGCTGGTCTCCCAGCCCCGGCTCACCTTCCGGCTCACCGTCGAAGGGAGCAGCAGCATGCGATACCGAGTGGTGGACCGCCCGGAGTTCACGGTCGTCGGGCCCAGGGCGCGAGTGCCGTTGGTGTACTCGGGGCCGAACGCGGCGATCGAGGAGTTCGTCCGGGGCATCGACCGCGGGGTCCTTGAGGAGCTGGAGAGGCTGTCGGACCGCACCGGCGGGGAGCCCCGGGGCGTCCTCGCGGTCTGCGACGACCTCGACCCCGGCCGCGCCGAGGGCAGCGAACTCGACTACTACCAGGCGGTCGCCGTCCCCGCGGGCACCCCGGCCCCCGAGACCCTGCCGACGCTGGAGGTCCCGGCCGGCACATGGGCGGTGTTCACGACATCGGGCCCGGCACCGGAGGCGATCCAGCGCCTGTGGGCCGACGTCTACACGGAGTGGTTCCCGTCCAACCCGTACCGCACCCGCCCGGGCCCCGAACTGCTGCGCACCCGCGTCTCGGCGTCCCCGGACGGCCCGACGGCGGAGGCCGAACTGTGGCTCCCGGTGGAGCGCGAGCAATTGGGAGGCTGA
- a CDS encoding DUF4406 domain-containing protein produces MNDQHSEQADSSGRPLLVLIAGPYRSGTGGDPRAMAANLARLEEAAWPVFAAGHLPMIGEWVALPVLRSAGAGPTDPLADQVLYPTAERLLARCDAVLRLPGESAGADQDVAIARRRGLPVFHDVAEIPRLAPRETA; encoded by the coding sequence ATGAACGACCAGCACTCCGAGCAGGCCGACTCCTCCGGGCGTCCGCTGCTCGTCCTCATCGCCGGGCCCTACCGCTCCGGCACCGGCGGCGACCCCCGCGCCATGGCCGCGAACCTCGCCCGCCTCGAAGAGGCCGCCTGGCCCGTCTTCGCCGCCGGCCACCTTCCGATGATCGGCGAGTGGGTCGCCCTGCCCGTGCTCCGCTCCGCCGGTGCCGGGCCCACCGACCCCCTCGCCGACCAGGTGCTCTACCCGACCGCCGAGCGGCTGCTCGCCCGGTGCGACGCCGTGCTGCGGCTGCCCGGGGAGTCGGCCGGCGCCGATCAGGACGTGGCCATCGCCCGGCGGCGCGGGCTGCCCGTCTTCCACGACGTCGCCGAGATACCGCGCCTCGCCCCGCGGGAGACCGCGTGA
- a CDS encoding response regulator translates to MSDIRVLVVEDDPVAADAHTMYVDRVPGFTTVARAYTAAEARRALDRVPVDLILLDLHLPDGHGLALARSLRAAGHQTDVIAVTSARDLAVVREGVSLGVVQYVLKPFTFATLRDRLVRYAEYRTSSGEAAGQDEVDRALANLRSPAPAALPKGLSGPTLERVTHTLREAAPEGVTAASAAETVGISRITARRYLEHLVDSGRAGRSPQYGQVGRPELVYTWK, encoded by the coding sequence ATGAGTGACATCCGGGTCCTGGTCGTCGAGGACGATCCGGTGGCGGCCGACGCGCACACGATGTACGTGGACCGGGTGCCGGGGTTCACCACGGTCGCGCGGGCGTACACCGCGGCCGAGGCCCGGCGGGCCCTGGACCGGGTTCCCGTCGATCTGATCCTGCTCGATCTGCATCTGCCGGACGGGCACGGGCTGGCGCTGGCGCGGTCGTTGCGGGCCGCCGGGCATCAGACCGATGTGATCGCGGTGACGTCGGCGCGGGATCTGGCGGTGGTGCGGGAGGGGGTGTCGCTCGGGGTGGTGCAGTACGTGCTGAAGCCGTTCACCTTCGCGACGCTGCGGGACCGGCTCGTCCGGTACGCCGAGTACCGGACGAGCAGTGGGGAGGCAGCCGGGCAGGACGAGGTGGACCGGGCGCTGGCCAATCTGCGGTCGCCGGCGCCCGCCGCGCTGCCGAAGGGGTTGAGCGGGCCGACGCTGGAGCGGGTGACGCACACCTTGCGGGAGGCGGCGCCCGAGGGGGTGACGGCGGCTTCGGCCGCCGAGACCGTGGGGATTTCGCGGATCACCGCTCGGCGGTATCTGGAGCATCTGGTGGACTCGGGGCGGGCTGGGCGCAGTCCGCAGTACGGGCAGGTGGGGCGGCCCGAGCTGGTCTACACGTGGAAGTAG
- a CDS encoding sensor histidine kinase: MRSLRLPRPRSLAGQLFAMQVVLVAAVVAGCALFTYLSDKRQAETSARRQATAAATAVADAASVREAITGDADPTVRLQPYALAVQRHTGVDFVTIMDTHGIRWTHPTSRYIGQRFLGHIGPALKGRTFSETYTGTLGPSVRVVTPVHDDQRRVVGLVSAGITIDEITAQARGQVLAVAGVAGAALVVGGIGTYVVNARLRRHTHGMNAGELSRMHAYHQAALHAVREGLVMLDGQRRVALMNDGARVLLGVGDGDEAVGRSVAELGLPAPLTGALLATEPRVDEVHLTADRVVVVNTSPVTSEERRGTVVTLRDHTELQAVMGELDSERGFTQALRSQAHEAANRLHTVVSLIELGRADEAVEFATAELELAQALTDQVVGAVSEPVLAALLLGKAAQANERGVELVVSGDTRVEEVEEGPAGALGRVLSARDLVTVLGNLIDNAVDAAQGSPRARVTVTARTEADGLLLRVADSGPGVDPEHADAVFERGWSTKPAGPGGRGLGLALVRQAVARGHGTLALDRDAGGGAAFTVRMPFGVPGPRGSGATSDAKGSTS; encoded by the coding sequence ATGCGCTCCTTGCGTCTTCCCCGCCCCCGCAGCCTGGCCGGACAGCTCTTCGCGATGCAGGTCGTGCTGGTCGCCGCCGTGGTCGCCGGGTGCGCGCTGTTCACGTATCTCAGCGACAAGAGGCAGGCGGAGACGTCGGCGAGGCGGCAGGCGACGGCCGCGGCGACGGCGGTCGCCGACGCCGCCTCGGTGCGGGAGGCGATCACCGGGGACGCGGATCCGACGGTGCGGCTCCAGCCGTACGCGCTCGCCGTGCAGCGGCACACCGGCGTCGACTTCGTGACGATCATGGACACGCACGGGATCCGGTGGACGCATCCCACGTCCCGGTACATCGGACAGCGGTTCCTCGGGCACATCGGGCCGGCGCTGAAGGGACGGACGTTCTCGGAGACGTACACCGGGACGCTCGGGCCCTCGGTGCGGGTGGTCACTCCGGTCCACGACGATCAGCGGCGGGTCGTCGGACTGGTCAGCGCCGGGATAACGATCGACGAGATCACCGCGCAGGCGCGCGGACAGGTGCTCGCGGTGGCGGGGGTCGCGGGGGCCGCGCTGGTGGTCGGCGGCATCGGGACGTACGTCGTCAACGCACGGCTGCGGCGCCACACGCACGGGATGAACGCCGGTGAGCTGAGCCGGATGCACGCCTATCACCAGGCCGCGCTGCACGCCGTGCGCGAGGGGCTGGTGATGCTCGACGGGCAGCGGCGGGTCGCGTTGATGAACGACGGGGCGCGGGTGCTGCTCGGGGTGGGCGACGGGGACGAGGCCGTCGGGCGGTCCGTCGCCGAGCTGGGGCTGCCCGCGCCGCTGACCGGGGCGCTGCTCGCCACCGAGCCGCGGGTCGACGAGGTGCATCTGACCGCCGACCGGGTCGTGGTCGTCAATACGTCGCCGGTCACCAGTGAGGAGCGGCGCGGCACCGTCGTGACCCTGCGCGATCACACCGAACTTCAGGCGGTGATGGGCGAGTTGGACTCCGAGCGGGGGTTCACGCAGGCGTTGCGGTCGCAGGCGCACGAGGCGGCGAACCGGCTGCACACCGTGGTGTCGCTGATCGAGCTGGGCCGCGCGGACGAGGCGGTCGAGTTCGCGACCGCCGAGCTGGAGCTGGCGCAGGCGCTGACCGATCAGGTGGTGGGCGCGGTGAGCGAGCCGGTGCTCGCCGCGCTGCTGCTCGGCAAGGCCGCGCAGGCCAATGAGCGCGGTGTCGAGCTGGTCGTCTCCGGTGACACCCGGGTCGAGGAGGTCGAGGAGGGGCCGGCCGGGGCGCTCGGGCGGGTGCTGTCGGCGCGGGATCTCGTGACGGTGCTCGGCAATCTCATCGACAACGCCGTGGACGCGGCGCAGGGTTCGCCGCGGGCGCGGGTCACCGTCACCGCGCGGACGGAGGCGGACGGGCTGCTGCTGCGGGTGGCGGACTCGGGGCCGGGGGTCGATCCGGAGCACGCCGACGCGGTGTTCGAGCGCGGCTGGTCGACCAAGCCGGCCGGGCCGGGCGGGCGGGGGCTCGGGCTCGCCCTCGTACGGCAGGCTGTGGCGCGCGGGCACGGGACGCTCGCGCTGGACCGGGATGCGGGCGGGGGCGCCGCGTTCACGGTGCGGATGCCGTTCGGGGTGCCGGGGCCGCGCGGTTCCGGGGCCACGTCCGATGCGAAAGGCAGTACCTCATGA
- a CDS encoding maleylpyruvate isomerase family mycothiol-dependent enzyme, translating into MTHDVRVPLSTARYLDCLAADFDRLRSVATAADPAAVVPSCPGWTVTDLVRHVAQVYVDKTHAIREGTESEWPPKGTADAEPFALLDRAYADLSAELTTRDPKDPAGGWYAPDRTVGFWIRRMAQETVIHRIDAELAAGQRSAPVPEDLAIDGVDELLKVFAAYAVAEWPDYFTDTLAGSPGRSVEIRALGTKAAAWRITTGPARFTVEDAPGDTPADLTLSAPPTPLLRTLWNRPAPETPAQLTSTGSREALDELHACLKIATQ; encoded by the coding sequence ATGACTCACGACGTACGCGTACCTCTGTCGACGGCACGGTATCTCGACTGTCTGGCCGCCGACTTCGACCGCCTGCGCTCGGTCGCCACCGCCGCCGACCCGGCCGCGGTGGTGCCGAGCTGCCCCGGCTGGACCGTCACGGACCTGGTGCGGCACGTCGCCCAGGTCTACGTGGACAAGACGCACGCGATCCGCGAGGGCACGGAGTCCGAGTGGCCGCCGAAGGGCACGGCGGACGCCGAGCCGTTCGCGCTGCTCGACCGCGCGTACGCCGATCTGAGCGCGGAGTTGACGACCCGGGACCCCAAGGACCCGGCGGGCGGCTGGTACGCGCCGGACCGGACCGTCGGCTTCTGGATCCGCCGGATGGCCCAGGAGACGGTGATCCACCGGATCGACGCCGAGCTGGCCGCCGGGCAGCGGTCCGCCCCTGTCCCGGAGGACCTGGCGATCGACGGCGTCGACGAACTCCTGAAGGTCTTCGCGGCGTACGCCGTCGCGGAGTGGCCCGACTACTTCACGGACACGCTCGCCGGGTCCCCCGGCCGTTCCGTCGAGATCCGCGCCCTCGGCACCAAGGCGGCGGCCTGGCGCATCACCACCGGCCCCGCCCGCTTCACGGTGGAGGACGCCCCCGGCGACACCCCCGCGGACCTCACCCTCTCCGCCCCACCGACCCCCCTCCTCCGCACCCTGTGGAACCGCCCGGCCCCCGAAACCCCTGCCCAGCTGACATCCACAGGCTCAAGGGAAGCCCTCGACGAACTCCACGCCTGCCTGAAAATCGCCACCCAGTAG